Proteins encoded within one genomic window of Cucumis melo cultivar AY unplaced genomic scaffold, USDA_Cmelo_AY_1.0 utg001673l, whole genome shotgun sequence:
- the LOC127147539 gene encoding LOW QUALITY PROTEIN: cytochrome c oxidase subunit 3-like (The sequence of the model RefSeq protein was modified relative to this genomic sequence to represent the inferred CDS: deleted 1 base in 1 codon) — protein MIESQRHSYHLVDPSPWPISGSLGALATTVGGVMYMHSFQGGARLLSLGLIFLLYTMFVWWRDVLRESTLEGHHTKVVQLGLRYGFLLFIVSEVMFLFAFFRASSHSSLAPTVEIGGIWPPKGIGVLDPREIPFLNTPILLSSGAAVTWAHHAILAGKEKRAVYALVATVSLALVFTGFQGMEYYQAPFTISDSIYGSTFFLATGFHGFHVIIGTLFLIVCGIRQYLGHLTKEHHVGFEAAAWYWHFVDVVRLFLFVSIYWWGGI, from the exons ATGATTGAATCTCAGAGGCATTCTTATCATTTGGTAGATCCAAGTCCATGGCCTATTTCGGGTTCACTCGGAGCTTTGGCAACCACCGTAGGAGGTGTGATGTACATGCACTCATTTCAAGGGGGTGCAAGACTTCTCAGTTTGGGCCTCATATTTCTCCTATATACCATGTTCGTATGGTGGCGCGATGTTCTACGT GAATCCACGTTGGAAGGACATCATACCAAAGTCGTACAATTAGGACTTCGATATggttttcttctctttatcgtaTCGGAGGTTATGTTCCTTTTTGCTTTTTTTCGGGCTTCTTCTCATTCTTCTTTGGCACCTACGGTAGAGATCGGAGGTATTTGGCCCCCAAAAGGGATTGGGGTTTTAGATCCTCGGGAAATCCCTTTTCTTAATACCCCTATTCTCCTTTCATCCGGAGCAGCCGTAACTTGGGCTCATCATGCTATACTCGCGGGGAAGGAAAAACGAGCTGTTTACGCTTTAGTAGCTACCGTTTCACTGGCTCTAGTATTCACAGGCTTTCAAGGAATGGAATATTATCAAGCACCCTTCACTATTTCGGATAGTATTTATGGTTCTACCTTTTTCTTAGCAACTGGCTTTCATGGTTTTCATGTGATTATAGGTACTCTTTTCTTGATCGTATGTGGTATTCGCCAATATCTTGGTCATCTGACCAAGGAGCATCACGTTGGCTTTGAAGCAGCTGCATGGTACTGGCATTTTGTAGACGTGGTTCGGTTATTCCTATTTGTCTCTATCTATTGGTGGGGAGGTATATGA